The Deltaproteobacteria bacterium genome includes a window with the following:
- the rplX gene encoding 50S ribosomal protein L24: MAISNSSKLRIRKGDTVVVISGAERGTKGEVLRVIPRDGKVVVKGVRMVSRHTKPNQKNQAGGIIRREAPIPVSKVMYWDSSKEEATRLRSGEKNGKRVRVSVRSGNTVDA, translated from the coding sequence ATGGCGATTTCAAACTCCAGCAAGCTGCGTATCCGCAAGGGCGACACCGTTGTCGTGATCAGCGGCGCCGAGCGGGGCACGAAGGGCGAGGTCCTCCGTGTGATCCCCAGGGACGGCAAGGTCGTTGTGAAGGGCGTCCGGATGGTAAGCCGCCACACGAAGCCGAACCAGAAGAACCAGGCAGGCGGCATCATTCGCCGCGAGGCCCCGATCCCGGTGTCCAAGGTGATGTACTGGGATTCGTCAAAGGAAGAAGCGACACGGCTCCGCAGCGGCGAGAAGAACGGCAAGCGCGTGCGCGTGTCGGTCCGCTCGGGAAATACCGTTGACGCATAA
- the rplN gene encoding 50S ribosomal protein L14, protein MIQMQSVMDVADNSGAKKVMCIKVLGGTQRRYADIGDIVVCSVKEAMPTSKVKKGDVVKAVIVRVAAPIRRTDGSYIRFDNASAVIVDKEGEPVGTRIFGPVARELRARNFMKIVSLAPEVL, encoded by the coding sequence ATGATCCAGATGCAATCGGTAATGGACGTCGCCGACAATTCGGGCGCCAAGAAGGTCATGTGCATCAAGGTGCTCGGGGGTACCCAGCGCCGTTATGCGGATATCGGCGACATCGTTGTCTGCTCGGTCAAGGAGGCAATGCCGACCTCCAAGGTGAAGAAGGGCGACGTGGTCAAGGCGGTTATCGTCCGGGTGGCTGCGCCGATTCGCCGCACGGACGGCTCTTATATCCGGTTCGACAATGCCTCGGCCGTTATCGTGGACAAGGAAGGCGAGCCGGTCGGAACCCGTATTTTCGGTCCCGTGGCCAGGGAACTCCGGGCCCGGAACTTCATGAAGATCGTATCGCTCGCACCGGAGGTGCTGTGA
- the rpsQ gene encoding 30S ribosomal protein S17 translates to MGMVIRDGAQKTRTVEVTRLVQHPMYKKYVRRRTRVHVHDEKNESHQGDMVEICESRPLSRTKRWKLVRIVVKGKQA, encoded by the coding sequence ATGGGGATGGTCATCAGGGACGGCGCGCAGAAGACGCGCACCGTGGAAGTCACCCGGCTCGTCCAGCACCCGATGTACAAGAAGTACGTCCGCCGCCGGACGCGGGTGCATGTTCATGACGAAAAGAACGAATCGCACCAGGGCGACATGGTGGAAATCTGCGAGTCCCGCCCCCTGTCGCGGACGAAGCGGTGGAAGCTCGTCCGGATTGTCGTGAAGGGCAAGCAGGCCTGA